In Juglans regia cultivar Chandler chromosome 13, Walnut 2.0, whole genome shotgun sequence, the DNA window GTCGAGACGTAGCCATGGCCGGTACACATTTCAAGCAGCTCCATGCACTCCCTATCCTTCTTCTCGGTCTCCTCCTCCAGCCATGCTTTATCGTGCAAGCTTCAGCCGAATGtggatcaaaatcaaaatcatttcgGGGATGCCACGACGAGGCCGAGACGTTAAAGTTGAAACTCATCGCCATTTTTTCCATATTGGTGACTAGCATGATCGGGGTGTGTTTGCCGTTGTTTTCGCGTGCGGTTCCGGCCCTTAGACCCGACGGGGATCTGTTCGCGTTGGTTAAAGCCTTTGCTTCCGGTGTCATACTTGCAACCGGTTACATGCATGTCCTGCCGGACTCTTTTAATGATTTGACATCGGATTGTTTGCCTGAAACGCCTTGGAGGAAATTCCCCTTCACGACCTTCGTGGCAATGCTATCGGCGTTGCTGACTCTTATGGTGGATTCAGTTGCGTTGAGCCATTATAAGAAACGTTTTGCTGAACTTGCTACTGGTAATGGAGAGCAAGCGAATCAAGAGACTGTAGAGATGGAGATTGTTGGACATGGTCACGATAAGAGTGGCAAGGAGCACCCAGAAGACGGGACACATTTGTTGCGCCATCGCGTTGTAGCTCAGGTATATATGATCAACACTTTAATTTAGTAGTGATCAGATCGAAACATATATACCAACGATCGAACGTGGAAACAACAGAATTCCCACCTCCTGTACGCACACACATAAGACATAGCTCCACGACTTTAAAAGAACAACTAATCACGATGAGTCGCTCTTATCactccaactatatatatatgatgtacgTTTGAATAGATCATAGATCAGTTCTAAatgtgtgcgtgcgtgcgtgcggaATTTTCTTGGTTTAActtcttaaattatatatatatatatatatataatatatagtgtaatAAATTATAAGGCCATGATCAATAATGCAGGTACTAGAAATGGGGATTGTTGTGCACTCAGTAGTAATTGGTTTGTCAATGGGGGCCTCTGACAATCCATGCACAATCAGACCTCTCATTGCTGCTCTCTGCTTCCATCAACTCTTTGAAGGAATGGGACTAGGCGGATGTATACTACAGGTGATCAACACGATCGATGATCTCTCAGCTCctaattccaaaattttcatacaagataatgctatattatatatataggtttttcTAATTGAATTATCTATATAACGTACTAGGCTGAATATGGAATCAAGATGAAAGAAGTCATGGTGTTTTTCTTTTCGATCACAACTCCGTTTGGGATCTCGCTTGGAATTGgtttatcaaatatatacagCGCCAAAAGTCGAACTGCTCTAATCGTGGAGGGAGTGCTAAATGCAGCGTCGGCTGGACTCCTAAATTATATGGCATTGGTGGATCTCTTAGCATCTGATTTTATGGGATCTAGACTCCAAAATAGTTTAAAGCTCCAAATATGGTCATTTATTGCAGTTTTACTAGGCGCGGGAGGCATGTCATTGATGGCAAAATGGGCTTAATTTATTAGTAGATCGAACAATTgattatatatgatctatatatatatatacatgtacacATAGATTATCCCTGGAGAGATTGCTTGATCATTGATAGCGTCaatattattcctttttttacaaaaatttcagCTATAACTAATTATCAGGtgaggtttaattttttttaaaaattcttccctgtttataaatatatattaaatacacAACTTCCGAAAGATTATCCCTGGAGAGATTGCTTGATCATTGATAGCGTCaatattattcctttttttacaaaaatttcagCTATAACTAATTATCAGGTgaggtttaaatttttttaaaaattcttccctgtttataaatatatattaaatacacAACTTCCAAACTATTCATAACTATAATACAATAATTCTCAAAAACTCATTCACAAGTACTTTGGCTAAAgccattaaattctaaataattacaataCATACACTCCAACGAAAactataaaataactaaaatataaccATAAGAAAACTCCAATCAAAACCACTTCAAGCAATAAAATCATCAAGCCCCAAAACTTCCAACTTCAAGTGACTAACCCAAGTCCACTCTGAAATCTTTGGCTCAAAAGCTATCACTTTAAAGGAATGAACTTTCTACAACtctgaaaaatatgtgaaatgaagTGGTGAGCTGTCACGTGCTCAATAAATAGCAATTTAATGGGGGTGTGGGAGTTGTCAATTTTCTTGACTATAAGAGagtgaataaatttttaataaaataatgtgagCAATACAATTTTATCTCAACCAACATATTCAgtcatatatcatatttaagGCTACATGATATAGGGAAATCACCAATATAGCACAAAGATATCATACCACGAAGACATCATACCGCGAGAGCATCAATATACCACAAAGATATCATGTCACGAAGACATCATGCTGTGAAAGCATCAATATACTACAAAGATATCATGTCACGAATACATCATACCTCGAGGGCATCAATATACCACAAATAATTCATGTCACGAAGACATCATGCCGCGAGGGACTTCAAACATAAAGACATTCATATCATGGGCTCAAGAATAAATAACATGCTCAcatttaactttcaaatttaaaaagtcacataacatttttcaaacattcTAACCATTACAAAACTTACACAAATCCCACGAGCACAACCAAAATAGCATAAGAATGTGCACAATTCCAAAGTTTACtcaagttaaaaatataatacccAAGTGCACAATTCTAAACAAACCAacaattcttttattaaaaacccATTAAAGATCCACTTATCCTGATTGCTAGTCAAAATAATCACACGATATTCCTTCGTCAACGGTTACTCGGAACCTATTTCAAGACCAACACAATCCGTTAACTTCTACACTAAAAAATGATCtcactaaattttaaaatttcaccaAGTCCTTAATAACACGAATCTAGACTTGTCCTAAAAGATTATCCTCCAAAATTGATAAATCTCAAATTTCTAGATTACAAACATGCTACTGGACAACACCTATACCGGCCTTTATTCCCTTATTATTTCAACATAAATAAGGTCTACACTCAACTATATAACAATGACATCAACATGGATTAATTCTAGTTAATACCCACCACTAACacttgaatattaaatttatcttcaacAAACTCTAATAATATAGTCAACTAAGTATATTCCCAACAATTCACAATATCAAATCttaacaaatttcatatttaaaattcattaaatatattactTATGAGGGAGAAGAATTTATCTAATATTGTCATTGGTTGTGATAAAATAGCAAGGAGCAGTGGTTGTGGGTGGAGGttacagagagaaagagagagagagaaaatatatatgtaccagaggggaattgagagagagataggggaaaaatagagagacagagtatatatatatatatatatatatacacatacacggTGTGGGGGGAGgggtttgtgtgtgtgagagagaattAAAGAGAGAGACAGTGGTGTGTGGAGAGTGCGTCTGagtgtttgggggggggggagagagagactaGGTGAGGGAGGGAGGTTGtacgagagagagaatgggatTAGATTGGGGGGGTATGGAATTTATAGGAATGAAGGAGAATGGAgggggggaaaaaagaaaaacaaaggggCTGAGTTGGGTGGGCTGGGCTTTTGGTGGGTTTGGGTTATTATAATCTTCTCTCATTCAAGAAATTTctcttttgaaatttgatatattatccATAGAAAATAACTGAGGGTGTTTCTCTTGCATTTCATCCTCACGTTCACATGATACTTTATATAAAGTTtgatttctccaaagaacttttacaaatcttattattttggAACGTAACACTTACTCTTTGGAATCCACAATTTGAATAGGGGTttctttgtatgaaaattttcttGGATTTGCAATGGTTCATAATGCAATATGTGCGAAGGATCAGATACATATTTTCATAACATAGAGATatgaaaaacattatatattttagaaagtGCAAGAGGTAATGCAACTTGATAAGCAACTGTACcgactttttccaaaatttcaaatggTCCTAGATAACGGAGACTCAACTTTCCTTGCTTACTAGATCTTATAATACCCTTCAATGGTGCAACTCTTAGAAATACTTTATCTCTAATCTCAAACTCCAACATTTTCCTACGtctatctgcataactctttttgTCTACTTTGAACCATTTGCAAATGATTTCGAATTAATCCTATCTTTTCACAAGTTTGTTCTATAATCTCAGGCCCTAAAATTTTTCGTTCACCAACCTCGTCCCAACAAAGAGGAGATCTAAATTTCCTCCCATAAAGAGCCTCATAAGGTGCCATACTAATGCTCGCCcggtaattattattataagcaaactccaCTGAAGGTATATGGTCAGTCCAACTCCCTTTTAAAATCTATCATACAAGCTCTTAATATATCTTCTAAGATTTGGATAGGTCTCTCAGACTGTCCATCTGTCCGAGGGTGGAATGTTGTACTAAAAGTTAATTTAAGACCTAAGGCTCGTTGCAATTTACTCCAAAATTGTGAGGTAAAACGTGGATCTCTATTTGAAATGATGGTTACTGGCACACCATGTAACCAGCTTACAATCTCTCCTATATAAATTTGGGCAAATTTTTCAAGAGGATAGTTCACCttaattggaagaaaatgtgttGATTTCGTCAGTCTATCCACCACTACCCAAGTTGCATCTTGTCCTTTATTCAACCTCAGTAACCCTGACACAAAATTCATACTTATATGCTCTCACTTCCATTCTGGAATAGGAAGTGGTTGTAATAAACCCAAAGGTCGTTGATGTTCCAGTTTCACATGTTGACACGTTAAACATTGTTATACAAATTGGGCTATTTCTCACTTCATGTTATTCCACCAATATGTGGCCTAAATATCTTGATACATTTTTTGTATTCCCTGTGTGTATGGTATAACGAGAATTAAGGGTCTATTCTaaaatttgtcattttatttctgGATCATTTGGCACACATAGTCTAtctctaaatctcaaaataccATTATCTAACATGTTGAATTCAGATTTCTTTCCATTACGGACTTCCTCCATGATCTTTAGCAATTTTGCATCATGCCTTGGCtctctttaattttctcaatcaaAGTGGGTTTTACATTTAATCTAGCTAGGTAAAATCGAGAATTCTCCACTAAAACCTCAATCTCATACCTCTCTAAATCCAACATGATTTGCCTTTGAGTGGTCATTAAAGTAGCTGCAGCACTAAAGGATTCATGCTAAATGCATCTGCCACTACTTTTACCTTTCCAGGGTGATAgttaattttacaattataattaactaattctAACCACCTCTGTTGCCTcctatttaattcttttttagtaaataaataCTTCAAACTTTTGGGATTGGTGTAAATTTTGTACTTCTCACTATATAAATAGTGCCTCCAAgtttttaatacaaatattacaTCAGCCAGCTTTAAGTCATAACTAGGATAGTTTAGTTCATAGCCCTTCAATTGGCGGGAAGCATATGCAATCACTTTTCCTTGTTGCATCAACACATAACCTAATTCTTTATATGAGGCATCACTATAAATGGCAAAATTACCAGAATTAGAGGGTATGGTTAACATTGGGGCAATAACTAACTTATGCTTAAGCTCTTGGAAACTATTCTCACATTCATTAGTCCACTCAAACTTAACATTTTTCCTAGTTAGTTGAGTCAATGACACTGCTATACGAAAAAATCCCTTTTAAAACTTCATATAATACCCTGCGAGACCTAAGAAACTGCGAACTTCACTCATATTAGTTGGCCTAGTCCACATAGTCACAACCTCAATCTTATTAGGGTCTACCATAATTCCATTTTTGGATACCATATGTCCTAGGAAAGCGACTTGACCAAGCCAAAAGTA includes these proteins:
- the LOC108981644 gene encoding fe(2+) transport protein 1-like → MAGTHFKQLHALPILLLGLLLQPCFIVQASAECGSKSKSFRGCHDEAETLKLKLIAIFSILVTSMIGVCLPLFSRAVPALRPDGDLFALVKAFASGVILATGYMHVLPDSFNDLTSDCLPETPWRKFPFTTFVAMLSALLTLMVDSVALSHYKKRFAELATGNGEQANQETVEMEIVGHGHDKSGKEHPEDGTHLLRHRVVAQVLEMGIVVHSVVIGLSMGASDNPCTIRPLIAALCFHQLFEGMGLGGCILQAEYGIKMKEVMVFFFSITTPFGISLGIGLSNIYSAKSRTALIVEGVLNAASAGLLNYMALVDLLASDFMGSRLQNSLKLQIWSFIAVLLGAGGMSLMAKWA